A region of Natribaculum luteum DNA encodes the following proteins:
- a CDS encoding SIR2 family NAD-dependent protein deacylase, translating into MDDLERLADEIADADTVVALTGAGISAPSGVPTFRGDDGVWARFDEGQFTYGRFQRDPAGFWRDRLELYETMFGDGFEPNPAHEALAALARDGHLEAILTQNTDGLHARAAETVADGDENASNQSGAELLELHGNAHRVRCVQCGRRKPNEPILERVRDGDVPPRCECGGVFKPDVVLFGEQLSPATLPRSRSLARESGVFLAIGSSLFVEPAASLPRQAAQTGGTVGIVNLEETERDRDASVVVRGDVVDLLPRLQGLVVDDEH; encoded by the coding sequence ATGGACGACCTCGAGCGACTCGCAGACGAAATCGCCGACGCCGACACGGTCGTCGCGCTGACCGGCGCGGGAATCTCCGCGCCCTCGGGCGTGCCGACCTTCCGCGGCGACGACGGCGTCTGGGCACGGTTCGACGAGGGTCAGTTCACCTACGGCCGCTTCCAGCGCGACCCGGCCGGGTTCTGGCGCGACCGACTCGAGCTCTACGAGACGATGTTCGGCGACGGCTTCGAACCCAACCCCGCCCACGAGGCGCTCGCGGCACTCGCCCGCGACGGCCACCTCGAGGCGATCCTCACGCAGAACACCGACGGTCTCCACGCGAGGGCGGCGGAGACCGTCGCCGACGGCGACGAAAACGCGAGCAACCAGTCGGGTGCCGAACTACTCGAGCTCCACGGCAACGCCCACCGGGTCCGCTGCGTGCAGTGTGGCCGCCGGAAACCGAACGAGCCGATCCTCGAGCGGGTACGAGACGGCGACGTACCGCCGCGCTGTGAGTGCGGCGGCGTGTTCAAACCGGACGTCGTCCTCTTCGGCGAGCAACTGTCGCCCGCGACGCTCCCGCGCTCGCGGTCGCTCGCCCGCGAGAGCGGCGTCTTCCTCGCGATCGGCTCCTCGCTGTTCGTCGAACCGGCCGCCTCGCTCCCCCGACAGGCGGCCCAGACCGGTGGCACCGTCGGAATCGTCAATCTCGAGGAGACCGAACGAGACCGGGACGCGTCCGTCGTGGTCCGGGGCGACGTCGTCGACCTGCTGCCGCGGCTCCAGGGGCTGGTCGTCGACGACGAGCACTGA